A single genomic interval of uncultured Desulfobacter sp. harbors:
- a CDS encoding ArsB/NhaD family transporter, giving the protein MNQPHQDQISTVFGLDPVILSASILVITFIVLFSERVNRTVIALIGACTVIITGILTQEQAIAGIDFNTLALLTGMMIIVAVTRQTGLFEYISIWAVRLVKGDPRGVLIVLAMVTALFSAFLDNLTTVLLIVPIALLIAEKLNVSPYPFLISQILASNIGGTATLIGDPPNILIGSATGYSFTDFLVNLGPLVLILLVLTTLFLYFYLGRSLQTSQKNRDRVMRFRPADSIQDPALLKISLTMITAVIAGFIFGEHYGINPGTIAMFGAALLLLFCDFGKSVQVQGRRLREALAEVEWGALFFFMGLFILVHGVEHTGILHMLGGKLIQLTEGDPQTTAFSVLWLAASASAAIDNIPFVTTMIPLVESMEISLGGAEAIEPVWWSLALGACLGGNGSLIGAAANVMVAGLGDRAGYPLKFLDFFKIGLPFMLFSILVANVYVYLVYF; this is encoded by the coding sequence ATGAATCAGCCCCATCAAGACCAGATATCTACTGTTTTTGGCCTGGATCCTGTCATACTATCGGCCTCTATTCTTGTCATTACGTTCATTGTGCTGTTCAGCGAACGCGTTAACCGCACCGTTATCGCCCTGATTGGCGCATGTACGGTGATTATCACCGGTATCCTGACCCAGGAACAGGCCATAGCCGGCATAGATTTTAATACACTGGCACTTTTAACGGGCATGATGATCATTGTCGCGGTAACCCGCCAGACCGGTTTGTTTGAATATATTTCCATCTGGGCTGTCCGTTTGGTCAAAGGGGACCCGCGAGGCGTGCTGATTGTACTGGCAATGGTTACGGCACTGTTTTCAGCATTTCTGGATAATCTGACCACGGTATTGCTGATAGTACCGATCGCCTTACTGATTGCCGAAAAGCTGAACGTATCACCTTATCCGTTTTTAATCTCTCAAATACTGGCATCCAACATCGGTGGTACTGCCACGCTTATCGGTGATCCGCCAAATATTCTTATAGGATCAGCCACCGGATACTCATTTACGGACTTTCTTGTTAACCTCGGTCCTCTGGTATTGATATTGCTGGTACTGACCACGTTATTCCTCTATTTCTACCTTGGCCGTTCTTTGCAAACATCACAGAAAAATCGTGACCGGGTCATGCGCTTTCGCCCGGCTGACAGTATTCAGGACCCGGCCCTGCTGAAAATTTCATTGACTATGATTACCGCCGTCATTGCCGGCTTCATATTCGGCGAGCATTATGGGATAAACCCCGGTACGATTGCGATGTTCGGTGCCGCGCTGTTGCTGTTATTTTGTGACTTCGGCAAAAGTGTCCAAGTGCAGGGTCGACGCCTGCGTGAGGCATTAGCCGAAGTCGAATGGGGCGCGCTGTTTTTTTTCATGGGCCTATTCATTCTGGTCCATGGGGTTGAGCATACCGGCATACTGCATATGTTGGGTGGCAAGCTGATCCAGTTAACCGAGGGCGATCCGCAAACCACCGCATTCTCGGTGTTGTGGCTGGCCGCGTCGGCATCCGCAGCCATCGACAATATCCCCTTTGTTACGACGATGATTCCTCTGGTGGAATCAATGGAAATCAGCCTTGGCGGTGCAGAGGCAATAGAGCCCGTCTGGTGGTCACTTGCGCTTGGAGCTTGTTTAGGTGGTAATGGTTCATTGATCGGTGCCGCTGCTAACGTAATGGTGGCGGGTTTGGGTGATCGGGCCGGCTATCCCCTCAAATTTCTCGATTTCTTTAAAATAGGTTTGCCGTTCATGCTGTTTAGCATCCTTGTTGCGAATGTTTATGTTTATTTGGTTTATTTTTAG
- a CDS encoding S8 family serine peptidase, whose protein sequence is MERTLKVFCSGSEQDRLSDKIPVIERYAGFLLTRLPQARADSLAKHYPVEDITDQYQLPAGRRHIDTELPRLDSGGRVRTHPAYKGEGKLSPGMHHYLVQFLGPIKQEWLQGIEAAGGRLQVPHASFSYVVRADEACISRIAALPYVRWSGHLSHKDRIAASVLSGVKRKKDEVQGELPRTRVLPGMYSVTFFDSETQQQAEPQVQALGFEILRSDPDARMMILRVPAGKGGIKRIRDLAAVHGVRSIREHSLKRTSNDVAGRLMRTAIATGATGLNLDGAGEVVAVCDTGLDTGDANSIHPDFSGRIHAMLSYPINRYYTPYIKNPGADDGAADLDSGHGTHVAGSVFGDGSASHGLSGTEGPIRGLAHGARLVFQAIEQEMQWKDPSYYDSIGRYLLSGIPDDISTLFADAYARNARIHSNSWGGGDPGAYDAQSEQLDRFVWEHKDFCVLVAAGNDGTDQDGDGKINPMSVTSPATAKNCICVGASENERPNFNGQQYGLWWSKDYPVAPYRDAPMADDPEQVVAFSSRGPTEDGRIRPDLVAPGTFVLSTRSSRIAANNNAWAAFPGSRKYFHMGGTSMATPLAAGAATLARQFLRRDKGITNPSAALLKATLIAGSKRLADIGAAGAVCDNAQGFGRLDLDGALAPQAPSAVEYIDVTQGLSTGEIWSHEISIRNDAFPLRVVMAYSDYPGEHLVNNLNLILTAPDGKRHVGNASADGTLTMDANNNVEVAQVTTPLPGSWHIEVVASNVPQPNQEFALVIVGALGEPDERGLIRAESTPGLAIPDQDTVGVYDAISLTQAGSIQTLAVEVDIRHTYIGDLKVDLISPAGTKITLHDRSGASKNELRRRYDVQSTGALAGLIGRSITGEWRLSVSDHARIDEGILRSWTLEITPEADEWEELKAAPGLRIPDNDAQGIYHTLEMDRAGKVRELELQVDITHTYIGDLRVVLSVPSGKTIAVHERTGGNRDNLIRTFDTGDTPALSALIGESTKGVWTLSVSDHAGRDIGKLNAWGVRVRF, encoded by the coding sequence ATGGAACGTACATTAAAAGTTTTTTGCTCCGGATCGGAACAGGATAGACTTTCCGATAAAATTCCCGTCATCGAACGCTATGCTGGTTTTTTACTGACTCGGTTGCCGCAGGCGCGGGCGGATTCTCTGGCCAAGCACTATCCCGTGGAGGACATCACGGACCAATACCAGCTTCCCGCAGGCCGGCGCCATATCGATACTGAACTACCGCGTCTGGATTCGGGGGGGCGGGTACGCACTCATCCAGCCTATAAGGGAGAGGGAAAGCTATCGCCGGGAATGCATCATTATCTGGTCCAGTTTCTGGGCCCCATCAAACAGGAATGGCTGCAGGGAATTGAGGCCGCAGGCGGCAGACTACAGGTTCCACACGCCTCGTTCAGCTATGTCGTGCGTGCCGACGAGGCGTGTATCTCACGGATTGCCGCCCTTCCCTACGTGCGCTGGTCTGGACATTTGAGCCACAAGGATCGGATCGCCGCATCCGTTTTGTCCGGGGTCAAGCGGAAAAAGGATGAGGTGCAGGGTGAGTTGCCCCGGACCCGGGTGCTGCCGGGGATGTATTCGGTGACGTTTTTCGACAGCGAAACCCAGCAGCAGGCCGAGCCGCAGGTGCAGGCCCTCGGTTTCGAAATTCTTCGATCTGATCCGGATGCACGGATGATGATCCTGAGGGTTCCCGCGGGAAAAGGAGGGATAAAACGGATTCGGGATCTGGCTGCGGTCCACGGTGTACGTTCGATCCGGGAGCATAGTCTCAAGCGGACCAGCAACGATGTGGCAGGAAGGCTTATGCGAACGGCAATTGCTACCGGTGCAACCGGTTTGAACTTGGACGGCGCAGGAGAAGTTGTGGCCGTATGTGACACCGGGCTGGATACCGGTGACGCCAACTCGATACATCCGGATTTCAGCGGCCGAATACACGCGATGCTGAGTTACCCGATCAATCGCTATTATACCCCCTACATCAAAAATCCCGGGGCCGACGACGGCGCTGCCGATCTTGATAGCGGTCATGGTACACATGTTGCCGGTTCCGTGTTCGGCGACGGCAGCGCCAGCCATGGATTGAGCGGCACAGAGGGTCCTATCCGCGGCCTGGCCCATGGGGCGAGACTGGTATTCCAGGCCATTGAGCAGGAGATGCAATGGAAGGATCCCAGCTATTACGATTCGATTGGCCGTTATTTGCTATCGGGTATCCCTGACGATATTTCAACCCTCTTTGCCGACGCTTACGCCCGTAATGCACGGATTCACTCTAACTCCTGGGGTGGGGGTGATCCCGGTGCGTACGACGCTCAGAGCGAACAGCTTGATCGTTTTGTATGGGAGCACAAGGACTTTTGTGTATTGGTTGCCGCCGGGAATGACGGTACGGACCAGGATGGAGACGGAAAAATCAACCCCATGAGCGTTACCTCTCCCGCCACGGCCAAAAACTGCATCTGTGTGGGAGCCAGCGAAAACGAACGTCCCAACTTCAATGGCCAGCAATACGGCTTATGGTGGTCCAAGGACTACCCGGTTGCGCCGTATCGTGACGCACCCATGGCGGACGACCCTGAACAGGTAGTGGCCTTCAGTAGCCGGGGGCCCACCGAGGATGGACGAATTCGGCCCGATCTGGTGGCGCCCGGCACATTCGTGCTGTCCACCCGATCCAGCAGGATTGCGGCAAACAACAATGCCTGGGCGGCTTTTCCCGGCTCCCGCAAGTATTTCCATATGGGGGGAACCAGTATGGCGACACCGCTGGCTGCCGGGGCCGCGACTTTGGCCAGACAGTTCCTGCGCCGTGACAAGGGCATTACCAATCCTTCCGCCGCTCTACTCAAGGCAACGTTGATTGCCGGGAGTAAACGGCTTGCCGATATCGGCGCAGCAGGGGCGGTCTGTGATAACGCCCAGGGGTTTGGGCGCCTGGACCTGGATGGCGCACTGGCACCCCAGGCACCGTCGGCAGTCGAATACATTGATGTGACCCAGGGACTCAGCACCGGTGAGATATGGTCACACGAAATCTCGATCCGGAACGACGCCTTCCCGCTACGGGTGGTTATGGCCTACAGTGATTATCCCGGCGAGCACCTGGTCAACAACCTGAACCTCATCCTGACGGCACCAGACGGCAAACGCCATGTCGGTAACGCCTCAGCCGACGGAACCTTGACCATGGACGCCAACAACAATGTCGAAGTGGCGCAGGTCACCACACCGTTGCCGGGTTCCTGGCATATCGAGGTCGTGGCATCCAACGTGCCGCAACCAAACCAGGAGTTCGCCCTGGTGATTGTCGGCGCCTTGGGCGAGCCTGATGAAAGGGGCCTGATCCGTGCCGAAAGTACGCCCGGTTTGGCGATTCCCGACCAGGATACTGTCGGCGTTTACGACGCCATTTCACTGACCCAGGCAGGCAGTATCCAAACCCTGGCGGTGGAAGTCGATATCCGGCATACCTATATCGGCGATCTCAAAGTCGATCTCATCTCACCTGCCGGTACCAAGATCACCCTGCACGATCGTAGCGGTGCCTCCAAAAATGAGCTCCGCCGTCGATACGATGTACAGTCGACCGGCGCGCTGGCCGGTCTCATTGGCCGGTCAATTACTGGGGAGTGGCGGCTGTCGGTCTCCGACCATGCGCGGATTGATGAAGGCATCTTACGTAGTTGGACATTAGAAATCACGCCCGAGGCGGATGAGTGGGAAGAACTTAAGGCGGCACCCGGTCTACGCATTCCCGATAATGATGCCCAGGGTATTTACCACACCTTAGAGATGGATCGGGCAGGGAAGGTCCGGGAACTTGAACTCCAGGTGGATATTACCCATACCTATATCGGTGATCTGCGGGTGGTGCTCTCCGTGCCTTCCGGGAAGACAATAGCAGTACACGAGCGGACCGGAGGCAATCGGGATAACCTGATCCGTACATTCGACACAGGCGATACCCCAGCCTTATCCGCTCTCATCGGCGAATCCACCAAAGGAGTGTGGACCCTGTCCGTATCCGATCACGCCGGCCGTGACATCGGGAAGCTCAATGCGTGGGGAGTACGCGTCAGGTTCTGA
- a CDS encoding MFS transporter, with protein sequence MPDIFKGHERALAYMGVIMALAPMLAPVFGGWVLTWFSWRWVFVIQAAIAVIGWIGVLRMPETLKTPSANSVRETAGIYFELLANRRYLGFALMMSIIVLPHFAFIGGSADIYITRFGLSEQVFGYFFALNAMALMAGSFACMRLLGRLGSQKLLTIGFVGILAGSAAMLTRWLPGPWGLALPMVVISFSFGLSRPPSNNLVLEQVDRHAGAASSLLIFIYFLLGAFAMWFIALDWADKVRTIGLLGAISGGAMLALWLLFAKRAGTAANTGR encoded by the coding sequence ATGCCGGACATCTTTAAGGGTCATGAACGGGCCCTGGCCTATATGGGCGTAATCATGGCCCTGGCGCCAATGCTGGCACCGGTGTTCGGCGGATGGGTGTTGACCTGGTTTTCCTGGCGATGGGTCTTCGTGATCCAGGCGGCGATAGCGGTTATCGGCTGGATCGGGGTACTGCGCATGCCGGAAACCCTGAAAACCCCGTCAGCCAACAGCGTCCGTGAGACGGCCGGGATCTATTTTGAACTGCTCGCCAACCGGCGCTACCTCGGTTTTGCCTTGATGATGTCTATCATCGTTCTGCCGCACTTTGCCTTCATCGGTGGCTCGGCCGATATCTACATCACCCGGTTCGGGTTGTCCGAGCAGGTCTTCGGTTATTTTTTCGCCCTGAACGCCATGGCCCTCATGGCCGGATCCTTCGCCTGCATGCGGCTGCTGGGCCGACTGGGATCGCAGAAACTGCTCACCATAGGGTTTGTCGGAATCCTGGCCGGCAGTGCGGCAATGCTCACACGGTGGCTGCCCGGTCCCTGGGGTCTTGCCCTGCCCATGGTGGTGATCTCCTTTTCCTTCGGTCTGAGTCGTCCGCCCAGCAACAATTTGGTACTGGAACAGGTGGACCGGCACGCCGGTGCCGCTTCTTCACTGCTTATTTTTATCTACTTTCTGCTGGGTGCGTTTGCCATGTGGTTCATTGCCCTGGACTGGGCGGACAAGGTCCGTACCATCGGTCTGCTCGGTGCTATCAGCGGCGGCGCCATGCTGGCTCTCTGGCTCCTGTTTGCCAAAAGGGCCGGAACCGCCGCAAATACCGGCAGATGA